CTTCTCCTTAGCAGTCGCTCGATGCTACTGCAATTGAGGGCACACCGTCGTCCAACGACAGCTCCGCCAAAGTGGACTGCGTGGACTTCGTGGATTGAAATCCACGCAAATCGTCCATTTGCTGCGTCCACACAGTCCACTAAGTCCACCGGAGGCATTCACACCATGTAACGAGCAACTCTGGAATTCTGCTTGGGTTCTAACAATTTAGAACTAGCAGTAGAAGTGTATTCCGGCACCTGAGATGCGACTTCTAAAGCCTTTTCTATTTCTGCTGTTTCTCGCGCTTACATCCAGCCTGTATGGCAGCGTAGCGCTATTTGTGGAGGAGCCATATGGCACCTTCGGCCATATGAATCCCACTGGCCATGCGGCCGTTTATTTCTCGAACATTTGCGCCGAAACTCCTGTGAAGCTTCGCGCCTGCCTGCCAGGGGAGTCAGGTGTGGTCATCAGCCGTTATAACGGCATCGCGGGCTATGACTGGGTTGCGATTCCGCTGATTCCTTATTTATATGCGGTTGAGGAGCCGGACCAGGTACCGGCTTCTGCCGATGCTGCAACTGTCGAGCGCCTGCGTGACGAGTACCGGCGGGCGCATCTGCGCGACTTTGCCCCTGACGCCCCCAATGGATCTGTACCGAGCGGGCACTGGGAGGAACTGGTGGGTGCGGCGTTCATCCGTCGCATCTACGTTTTACAAATTGAAGTTCCTGCCGGAAAGGACGCTCAACTCATCGAGCGACTCAATTCGCGGCCGAATCGAAGCCAATTCAACCTGCTGTTTCACAATTGTGCGGACTTCTCACGTAACATTATTAACTTCTACTACCCCAAGGCACTGCATCGGAACGTGATCGCCGATGTCGGCATCAGCACGCCAAAGCAAATGGCGAAGACATTGGTGCGCTACAGCCGGCGACATGCAAAGCTCGAGCTATCAAAATTCATCATTCCTCAAGTACCGGGAGCCATGCCCCGCAGCGAAGCCGTGCACGGCGTGCTCGAATCCGTAGTACGTTCAAAGAAATATGCTGTGCCCTTGCTCTTGCTTCATCCATTTGTCGCAAGCAGTGTTGCCGTCGGCTATGTAGCGAATGGCCGATTCAATCCGGCTCGTGACGCCACGCTGATTTCCAGTCCACTTGAACTCGAGAAGTCGCTGGCAGCCGATTCCCGCAGCGAAGAGCAATTCAATCCGGCTTCGGGAAGTCAGGATGGCGCACTGCTGTTCGACGACGGGGGGGCTACTGGATTCTTGTACTAGGGCTCCACTGGCCAACCCACCGTCCTCTGCTATCGCGCTCGATCGAGCGCAATCAATGTTTCCAACAGGTAATACTGGCCGTAAATCAGCATGCCGTCGGACGGGCGCGTGCCGCTACCGTGGCGCAGGACGCCAGCTGGCGAATTGTCGCCCTGCAATGTTGGTGTGAGATAGCGATCAATCAGTGAATGCGTGATCCGCTCTGCTTCTGCGCGGTACAACTGAGCTTTCTGCGCGTTCTGTTCGAGTGCAGACAACTGCAAGAAGCCGTTAGCCGCAATCGCTGCTGCCGAAGTGTCGCGATTGCGATAGATCACGCCTTCGTCGTTGAAGTCATACCAGGGTACGTAGTCGTCGGGGAGATTGGCGGCAATGAAATCGGCGACTTTTTGTGCCGCCTGCAGTAGCCGTGAATCGTGCGTCTCGCGATATGCGGTCGCGAGCCCGTACAGCGCCCAGGCCGTGCCGCGTGACCAGCTTGTTTCCCAGGAGAATCCCTGATGCGTGTGATAAAAGACGCGCTCGCCTGGTTTTGCATTGTTCGGAAACAGGAATGGCTGGTCGCCGCGAGGAGCGCCGCCATGCAGACGAAACTCCTGGCGATTGTCGCCGGGATTGTAGTGAACCGACTGAATAACAGATCCGTCATTGCGCACAAACCAATCGGCGGAGCGCAACGCATGTTTAAGCGCCGCACCGCGATATTTTGAGTCACCGGTCTCGCGGCTCGCCCACCACAGCAGTTGTAGGTTCATCATCGTGTCGATGATGCTGTCATCGCCATTCTTCTCCCACGCGGGAATGAGTTGAGTGACAGGGTTGTACATGCTCAGCAGATGATCGGCAGCTCGAATCGCGCTCTCGCGCAGCTTGGCGTCATGCGTCTGCTCGTATCCGGCTACTGAGGAATAGAAGTAGAGAAAGCCGGTGTCGTGGTTCTGATCGTTTTCTGCTCCGGTCATGCGCGAAGTCCAGAGCTCCGCCCAGCGGCGATATTTCTCGTCTCGCGTAAGCGAGTACATCTTCCACAGCTCGCCGGTCCAGAAGCCGCCAGTCCAGAAGAAGCCTTTTTGCGATTGCCATTCGCCGGTTTGGTTATCGCCGTCGGTGAAGAATCCTGCACCGGCGTGGGCATTCACGCTGCCGGGCTGTGCTGCGGTGATGATTGGCTCCCATTTTGTTGCCGTGCGGTCGATTTCTTTTTGCAGTAGATCGATGGCTTGCTTGTAAGTGCGCGTGCCGATCGGATGCAGCGTATCGGGCGGCGCGCTCTGGACCTCGGCGGCGGTCGAGAGCAGTTTTACGCCTGCCGGAGCTTTCATGCGAGCGGCAACGTCTTTGACATAGGAGATCAGCTTGTCTTTGCTGGTGATGTTGTCGATTCCCGCGACTCGCGCAACATATTCGCGCGGTTCCTTTGCTCCGGGAACGGGAATGGGATCGTTTGTTCCTTCGTGATCCCAGGCTGCAAGCGAGTACCAGGTCGCTGTCCCGTTCTTGAGCAGGAAGGTATAGAGATAGTCCTTGGCGTCCTTGTTGCTGGACGCCGCAGTTCCTGGACCCATAATCACCGCGAGTCCCAAATTGGTACCGCGCATGATCGGCGACACAGCTTTGTTCCCGCCTTCAACCGCCTGCTCTCCCCACATCGCCAGCCAGGCAGGATCTTCGCCGCTACCAGAGCGCAGCTCAGGAATTCCCTGTTGCTGGGTCAGGCCGGTGGCAAAGACGAGATCGCCGGCCTCTTCTGAGGTGAGTGTTTGCGTGAACCCGCGTTCGCCCGCCCATTGCGTTGCGCGGACTTTCACGTTCACGCTCTTGCCCGCAACCTTCCAGCCTTCATATGTGAACTCGACGATTGCGCGCACCGGGCCCGTGGAGATGATTCGCCAACTGCGATTCGTAACGTCGGAAATGTGCTGCGCGGTTCCGTTCACCCACGCCGCAGGCGCGCCGATTCCCAACGCGTCGGCGACGAGGTAGATGTCGCGGCCATCTGGCGAGTAGTTGTGGTAAACGTAGCCGGGCGTCGCGTAGCGATCGAGCTGCAATGTCGGCCGCGGCTTGCCGTAAAGATCGATCGCATTGCGCGGATCGAAGTAGAGCCGAAATGCATTGCGCTTCGACTCCCATCCCATGCCGTCGATCTTCCTGGTAAAGATCGCATTCGTTTGCGGCTCGTAATCGCCGCGCAACCGAAAAATGCGATCCGGCGGTCCCCAGGTGATAGTCACGATTCGAGTCTGATGCGGCTTGAGATCGATTTGGAACGCGAGTTCGTCGGCTTTGAAGTCGCCATCAAGATCATCGACCTGCGAGGGAAGCTCTGTCGCGTGAAGGATGGTAGCGTCCTCTGCCACGGTGCTTGCGTCTGTGGCAGTGACGATCTGTGACCCGGGATAAAAATCCGGAGCAATCTTGCGAAGCTCCGCAACAGAAACGACGATGTTCTCGGCCGGTCGGTTTTGGCCAGTAGGATTAGTGACCGCGAGCTTGACGCATTTCAGATGGGGTTGAGCGAAAGAGAGTGGAACAAAAAAGAACAGCGCGATACAAATAACCGCGAATTTAGTTTTCATTGTCGCTGTCGCTTGTTGACGGAACCTTAATAAAGACTGTCATCCCTCGGGCCGCTACGAAACCGCTATTAAAGTCGAAACCCAAAAGCGGCCCGGGGGACCTGCTTTTGCTATTTCCGCCGAAAAGCAGATCCCGCGCGCCGCAAGAGCCAGACTTCTCGAAGCACGAGTGGTGTCGCTGCGGCGCGAGAGATGACAGTAAGCTTTAGATGATTCGCGCAAAGGTGCACTTGCGATTCGCTCAAATGGACTCTTGTCGGGTATTTCGTGTCACCCAGCCATCGCGGGTTTGGCTTCTGCCTCGCGCACCTGCTGCACGATCTCGAGGTACTGGCGCGCAAGCGCGGTGATCTGCGCCGTCTCTCCGCTCTTGAGCGCTGCGGCGAGCACGAGCTCTCCACCGATGCCGAGCGCCGAGGCTCCAGCGCGAAGAAAATCGGCTGCCGTGTTCAGGTTCACTCCGCCGGTGGGCACAAGCGGAACCTGCGGCAATGGTCCACGCAGCGCTTTCAGGTACGCCGCGCCACCCACGGCGCTGGCGGGAAACACTTTTACGAAATCCGCTCCGGCCTTCCAGGCGGTGATGACTTCTGTCGGCGTGAGCGCGCCCGCCATGATCAGCTTTCCGGCATCCTGCGCTGCCTTGATCGTCCCCAAATCGAGACCAGGACTCACCAGGAACTCCGCGCCTGCATCAAAGCACTGGCGGGCCGCCTGCGCATCGAGCACGGTACCGGCCCCCACTATAACTTCGCTGCCCAGTGTTTTAATGAGCTGCGAGATGGCATCGAGTGCACCGGGAACCGTCATGGTAACTTCGACGATGGTGATTCCCCCCGCGGCAACCGCGACAGCGGCGGAGATCGCTTGTTTGGCCGATGTGGCCCGCACGACCGGCACGATTCCAACTTCAAGCACGCGTGCGCGGACTTGTTCCCTGGTCATGAATTACTCCGAGTGAGATCGATGTGCGCCGGCTCCAGCCGCGGCGACAGTAGTTGAATGACGAGCAACGCAAATAGATATGCCGATCCAGCGATGAAGAAT
This Terriglobales bacterium DNA region includes the following protein-coding sequences:
- a CDS encoding bifunctional 4-hydroxy-2-oxoglutarate aldolase/2-dehydro-3-deoxy-phosphogluconate aldolase: MTREQVRARVLEVGIVPVVRATSAKQAISAAVAVAAGGITIVEVTMTVPGALDAISQLIKTLGSEVIVGAGTVLDAQAARQCFDAGAEFLVSPGLDLGTIKAAQDAGKLIMAGALTPTEVITAWKAGADFVKVFPASAVGGAAYLKALRGPLPQVPLVPTGGVNLNTAADFLRAGASALGIGGELVLAAALKSGETAQITALARQYLEIVQQVREAEAKPAMAG
- a CDS encoding DUF4861 family protein produces the protein MKTKFAVICIALFFFVPLSFAQPHLKCVKLAVTNPTGQNRPAENIVVSVAELRKIAPDFYPGSQIVTATDASTVAEDATILHATELPSQVDDLDGDFKADELAFQIDLKPHQTRIVTITWGPPDRIFRLRGDYEPQTNAIFTRKIDGMGWESKRNAFRLYFDPRNAIDLYGKPRPTLQLDRYATPGYVYHNYSPDGRDIYLVADALGIGAPAAWVNGTAQHISDVTNRSWRIISTGPVRAIVEFTYEGWKVAGKSVNVKVRATQWAGERGFTQTLTSEEAGDLVFATGLTQQQGIPELRSGSGEDPAWLAMWGEQAVEGGNKAVSPIMRGTNLGLAVIMGPGTAASSNKDAKDYLYTFLLKNGTATWYSLAAWDHEGTNDPIPVPGAKEPREYVARVAGIDNITSKDKLISYVKDVAARMKAPAGVKLLSTAAEVQSAPPDTLHPIGTRTYKQAIDLLQKEIDRTATKWEPIITAAQPGSVNAHAGAGFFTDGDNQTGEWQSQKGFFWTGGFWTGELWKMYSLTRDEKYRRWAELWTSRMTGAENDQNHDTGFLYFYSSVAGYEQTHDAKLRESAIRAADHLLSMYNPVTQLIPAWEKNGDDSIIDTMMNLQLLWWASRETGDSKYRGAALKHALRSADWFVRNDGSVIQSVHYNPGDNRQEFRLHGGAPRGDQPFLFPNNAKPGERVFYHTHQGFSWETSWSRGTAWALYGLATAYRETHDSRLLQAAQKVADFIAANLPDDYVPWYDFNDEGVIYRNRDTSAAAIAANGFLQLSALEQNAQKAQLYRAEAERITHSLIDRYLTPTLQGDNSPAGVLRHGSGTRPSDGMLIYGQYYLLETLIALDRAR